A region of Lepus europaeus isolate LE1 chromosome 2, mLepTim1.pri, whole genome shotgun sequence DNA encodes the following proteins:
- the LOC133751914 gene encoding proline-rich protein 23A-like, translated as MRGVRPRSPSACPERAGPPPPGAPGALRPAKRRRVQEPAAAEPRPQPGLPAPPAPPPAAAPLTSIVVLAAGCALQVPLDHVDLLLEPAPTSVLSVSLPGHTLLLVPEGLLEAAGQGPSPGGLALPAVLDAAAEDVVLQQGFVCAAPTEMAGQGEASEDHADPELLLAIRGEPAAGWAAGLCLGAARGSSRGSGFDLDFELWRPLPGSALQPLPPSPSPGSPEPPGRPQRPPRPACKARRRLFQE; from the coding sequence ATGAGGGGCGTCCGGCCCCGCAGCCCCAGCGCCTGCCCTGAGCGCGCGGGGCCCCCGCCgcccggagcccccggagccctCCGCCCTGCCAAGCGCCGCCGAGTGCAGGAGCCCGCGGCCGccgagccccggccccagcccggcctcccggccccgcccgcgcccccgcctGCCGCCGCGCCGCTCACCTCCATCGTGGTCCTGGCCGCCGGCTGCGCCCTGCAGGTGCCGCTGGACCACGTCGACCTGCTGCTGGAGCCCGCGCCCACGTCGGTCCTCAGCGTGTCTCTGCCCGGCCACACGCTGCTGCTggtccccgagggcctcctggaggCCGCCGGCCAGGGCCCCTCGCCGGGCGGCCTGGCGCTGCCCGCTGTCCTGGACGCCGCGGCCGAGGACGTCGTGCTGCAGCAGGGATTCGTGTGCGCAGCCCCCACGGAGATGGCCGGCCAGGGAGAGGCCTCCGAAGACCACGCCGACCCCGAGCTGCTCCTGGCGATCCGCGGGGAGCCTGCAGCCGGCTGGGCCGCGGGGCTCTGCCTGGGCGCTGCAAGGGGCTCCAGCCGCGGCTCGGGCTTCGACCTGGACTTCGAGCTGTGGCGGCCGCTGCCCGGCTCTgcgctccagcctctgcctccgtcTCCCAGTCCAGGGTCCCCAGAGCCTCCGGGGCGTCCGCAGCGCCCTCCTCGGCCCGCCTGCAAGGCCCGGAGACGCCTGTTCCAGGAATGA